One window of the Scylla paramamosain isolate STU-SP2022 chromosome 22, ASM3559412v1, whole genome shotgun sequence genome contains the following:
- the LOC135111399 gene encoding NADH dehydrogenase [ubiquinone] iron-sulfur protein 6, mitochondrial-like: MANLARSWMSLPRLAASRRVCGSLTALHTSAPAQDQSPTHTGQVFDKDDYRNARFMTTPRQTNTRWAANLIKEVPPKAVQGRIAACDGGPGALGHPRVYINLDDEGNHGCIYCGLRYYKDSTH; encoded by the exons ATGGCGAATCTGGCGAGATCTTGGATGTCCCTGCCCCGGCTAGCAGCCAGCCGGCGTGTCTGCGGCTCCCTGACCGCCCTCCATACTTCAGCCCCCGCCCAGGACCAGAGTCCCACTCACACTGGACAG GTGTTTGACAAAGACGACTACCGCAATGCAAGATTTATGACCACACCAAGGCAGACCAACACGCGCTGGGCCGCCAATCTCATCAAAGAAGTTCCCCCGAAGGCAGTGCAAGGTCGTATAGCAGCCTGTGATGGAGGCCCTGGAGCCTTGGGACATCCTAGGGTGTATATTAACTTG GACGATGAAGGGAACCACGGGTGCATCTACTGTGGATTACGTTACTATAAGGACAGCACTCATTAG